The Hyphomicrobiales bacterium nucleotide sequence GGTTGAGAAATGTTTTCTACCACTATGGCATCAAGAATTATGACCCAAATCAATCCAAAATTGAGCTTTCTAGCAGCTCTTGTATTCAGCATATTTGCCTTTTTATCTACTGAAACAATAGCCCAAACCAAGATAGAAGTTTCTGTCAATAATGGCGTCGTTACATCTTATCAAATCACGCAACGCTCCCGTTTTTTGCGTCTAACAGGGTTCAAAGGTGATAGTGTTGCAGCAGCGAAAAAACAGCTAATAACCGAAGAACTACAATTTCAAGAAGCCAAGCGAGTAGACATAAATATAAGCCCCGCTGCCGTAGAAGCTGCTTTTGAGCGCCTCGCAAAAGGCAATGGCGCATCAAAAAATCAATTCAGCCAAGCTTTGCGCCAAAGAGGTGTTAATCCAGATACATTAAAACAACTCATCAAAGCACGCATCACATGGCAACAATATGTAATCGCGCGTGCAAACACACCTGAAGATGAGCCTAAAAAAGCCACCGATATAACCTCTATTTTGTTTAATCGAAATGGCGACGGGCAGAACCGCAAGATTAAAGAATATACACTAGAACAATACATGTTTCTCATTAGTGCCGATGCAAGCAAAAAAGAAACTCAGCAACGCTTGAGAGAAGTAGAAGCATTTCGTCGTTCACATTCTAACTGTGAAACCGCAAGTGAAAATGCGCTCAATCTAGCTACTAGCGGCGTTGTATCAAAATCACTTGGAAGATTTACATCAGATACCCTCCCACCAAAGATGAAGGAGGATGTCAAAAGTGCCGGAGACGCACTTTTTACTACACCAAAAAGGCGCAAGATTGGCATCGAAGTCATGGCAATTTGTAAAACCCGTGAAATCGTTGA carries:
- a CDS encoding SurA N-terminal domain-containing protein — translated: MFSTTMASRIMTQINPKLSFLAALVFSIFAFLSTETIAQTKIEVSVNNGVVTSYQITQRSRFLRLTGFKGDSVAAAKKQLITEELQFQEAKRVDINISPAAVEAAFERLAKGNGASKNQFSQALRQRGVNPDTLKQLIKARITWQQYVIARANTPEDEPKKATDITSILFNRNGDGQNRKIKEYTLEQYMFLISADASKKETQQRLREVEAFRRSHSNCETASENALNLATSGVVSKSLGRFTSDTLPPKMKEDVKSAGDALFTTPKRRKIGIEVMAICKTREIVDSSATGDLSVDNVGKLDSKELEEKSKEWMAELRDTANIRNR